CGGGCGAAACGCGACGTAGCTTCGCGTACCGGTCGACTCCGCCGGCTGCGGGGCGAGCATCGCTTCGCCGTGCTCGGCGAAGTAGTCGAGTGCCCACGCGCATTTGTCGACTTCGGCGCGCGCTTGAACGAGCGGCTTGCCCATCTCGCGCACCGCCGTCGCGGCGAGTCGTTCGCGTTCGTCGCGAAAGCGGGCCGCGACGCCCTGCAGCAGATCGGCGCGAACGTCGAACGACGTCGCGCGCCAGCCTTCGAAGGCTCGCGCCGCTGCAGCGAGCTTCGCTTCGACCCGCTCCGGGCCCATCGCCTCGATACGTTCGAGCACCTCGCCCGTCGCCGGGTCGATCGTCTCGATCATAGCGTACGCATGGCCCACGGGCCCGACGGCCCGGAGTAGACCTCAACGAGCCGGTCGGGATGCAGGTAGGCGCGCGCGACCCGCTGCACGTCGGCTGCGGTAATGCGTTCGTAGCGCTCGTTCAGCGTGCTGTAATAGTCGAGCGGCAAGCGGTTCACGGCGATGTCGAGGATCTGTTTTGCCTGGCCGGACGACGAGGCTTCCTCGAGCAGCGCGTTGCTGACGAGGCGTACCTTGGCCTCCTGCAGCTCCGTCTGCGTAACCGGGACGTCCTGCAGGCGTTTGAGCTCTTCACGCACTAGCGTCACGGCGGCGACGACTCGCTGCGGCGACGCGTTGAGCTCGACGCGCAGATCGCCGCGATCGGCATCGGCGTCCAGCGTGCTATCGACGCTGTAAACGAGGCCGCGCTTCTGCCGCAGCTCCTGCCATAGACGCGATTCGAAGGCTCCGCCTGCGCCGAGGATCTGGTTGAGCACTGCGAACGTATTGTAGTCCGTGCTCGAACGCGACATCGCCGGCTGACCAAGACGAATGTAGACCTGATTGGCGGCGGTGCCGATATAGTCGTGGCCGCTCGAAGCCGGCGGCATCGCCATTAGGTGCGGATCGGGCTTCGCGCCGCTCGCGCTCCACGTGCCGAAGCTTGCCTCGAGCGCCGTTCGAACCTGTTCGGGCGAAACGTCGCCGACCACGGCGATCGTCGTCAGATCGGGACGCCAGTATTCGGCGGCATAGCTGAGCAGATCCGCGCGAGTGATCCCTCCGACGCTCTGCGCCGTCGGCTGACGGAGGCTGGGATCCGTATCGGCCAGCAGCAGCCGGTCGTAGGCGCGGTCGATCATCACGCCCGAGATCCGCCCTTCCGATTGCAGGCTATTGGCGAGCTGCGATCTTTCGATGCTCAGCCACGGATCCTCGAAGCTCGGATGCGCTTCGCCGTCGGCCAAAATGGCGACGACGCGGTCGAAGTCGCGGACCTCGGCTTGAGCGGAGAAATCCTGACCGGTCGTCATGAATACGCCCATTTCGTCGGTGGCTTTACGGCGCTGCGCGAAGGGATAGTTCGTGCTGCCGTAATCTGCCGCCGAGGAGGCGAGCCGGATGATGCCCTCTTTACCCGCCGGTGCGAATGCCGGCGAGCTGGCGATGCTGCCTTTGATCACGACCGTCGGGCGATCGGTCTTGCGTTGGACGATGACGTGCAATCCATTGGAGAGCGTGAACTCGACGGGCGCGAGTTTGCTGCGCGCGGTGGTCGGCGCCGCGACCGATTTCGCGATCCAGCTCGGCTCGACGATCGGGCCGTTCGGAATGCGTTTGGAAAAGTCGTCGCTCGCTTCGGCGCTGCTCTTCTGCGAGCTCCCGCGCGGCGGACTCGCGTTCGGGCTCAAGTGGCCGATGACCGTCGGCTGATGCATGTAGGTCCGCGTCGCGGCAACGAGATCGGCGCCGGTGAGCGCATCGAGCCGCCGGTCCTCGTCGGAGACCCGCTCGTGTACGATGCCGTAGGTGTAGCCGGCGAGGTCGCCGATCCCGTCGATCGAGTCGGTATCAAAGAGCCGTTCGGCGATCGTCATCCGTTTGGCGGCGAGAACGAGATCGGGGTCGTAACCGTTGCTCAGAATCGAATCGATCGTCGCTTGGAAGGCCGCTTGCGCCTCGCGCGCATTGTGCCCGGGATTCAAGATGACGAAAACGTGGAGCAGGCCGCCTTTGAGCTGCGTATCGGCGTTGGCCTCGATGCCCAGCGCGATGTTGCTTTCGACGAGCGCGCGATAGAAGGGCGAGCGCTGATTCTCCAGCAGGGTCGAGAGCGTGCTGACCGCCGCCTCGCCGTGCTCGGTGTCGCCGGGGATGGCGTACGCGAAATCGACGACCTCGAACGGGAACGGAAACTCGGCTTCAACCTTGGTCGGCGAAGCCGGAACGGGATCTTTTTCGGCCCACGCTGGAAGCTTCTTCGACGGGATTGTGCCGAAGAAGCGCTGGGCCTTGGCAAAGGCCGCGGAATGGTCCACGTCGCCGGCGATCACCAGCGTCGCGTTGTTCGGCGCATACCATTCGTGGTAGTAGCGGGCAATGTCCGCGACGGTGGCTCGCGCGACGTCCTCGCGACTGCCCAGCGGTGTACGTCCGGCCGGCTGACCGGGGAAGGCCGCGGCGCGGACGCGGGCCAGAAGGTTGAAGAACGGCGAACTCGCGTCGCCGTCAATCTCGTTGAGCACCGCCAATCGTTCGATCGCCCAGTCGGAGGGGCGCAGCGACAGATGCTGCATTCGATTTGCGTCGATCGCCAGCGCGACGTCGATCTTGTCCGACGGCATCTCGAAGTAAAACTGCGTGTAGTCGTAGTTCGTCGAGCCGTTCATCTGCGCACCGAGACGCGCTACGATGTCGTCGAGTCCACCCGCCGAGATCTGCGGCGTCCCGCGAAAACTCATGTGTTCGAGCGCGTGGGCGAGACCCGTCTTCCCGGTCGTCTCCTGCAGCGATCCGAAGCCGTACCAGACCCCGGTATGGATGACCGGTGTCTGGTGGTCCTCGACGACGACGACCTTCAGCCCGTTGCGCAGCGTAGTCGCGTAAATACCAGCATCGCCGGGGCCGGTTTGGCCGATCGCCGCTTGCACCGTGCAGAGCACGATCGCGCAGAGTGCAATTCCGAATTGTGCCGTTCTACCCCTGATCAAAGTTTTGAGACTCCCAAATAGTATGCTGCGGCCGATTCGACCGCCGCGATCGGCAAGCATCCGATAAGCTCGCAGCCCAGCAGCTCGACCCCACGGCCGGCGGCGAGCTCGCGCACCAATTCTACTACGCGGTAAAGCGGCGTTGCAGCATAGTCCGTGACGTTGAGAGAAACCTGCACGCGGTCGTTTCCGCGGGGTAAGGCGATGGCCCGCAAGGAGCGCAGCCCTCCGTCGCGTTCGCGGATTGCCCGCGCGATCGCCCTGGCGACTGGGAGTTCGGCGGTGGCGAGCTCGATGTTGAACGCGATCAGAATCTCGCGCGCACCGATGGCGATCGCGCCGGCGCTGATGTGACGGCCCGAATCCCCTTCGTCGGGCGCCCATCCCGCGTTACTGCGGATAGCCGGCAACGGGCGGCGTTCCGGGCGGCGGGCCGCGGCGCCGTAATAGAAGGAAGGCACCCCGAAACGCTCCCAGATTCGGGCGCCCGCTCGATGAGCGAGAGCGGCGGCGTCTTCGATGGTTGCTCCGGCGAGCGGAACGAACGGGAGCACGTCGAGCGCCCCGATCCGGGGATGAAGGCCGCTGTGCTCGCGAAGATCTATGCGCTCGAGCGCGACGCCGGCCAAGGCGACGGCGGCGTCGAGCACCTCGGCTGCGTCACCGACGATCGTCAGGACGCTGCGATGATGCAGCTCGTCGCTGCTCCAGTTGAGCACGCGCGCGCCCGCCATTTCGACGGCGGATACGGCGGCCGCGATCGTTTCCGCGTTACGCCCCTCGGAAAGATTCGGAACGATCTCAAACATTACCCAAGTGCTTGTTGGATTGCGGCGATTACGTCGGGCGCATTCGCGGGCGAGATAATCTGCGTGTACCCGAGCTTGCGTGCCTCGGCTTCACGCCGGTCGGACGCGCCGACCGCGCGTACCTCTCCCGAGAGGCCAAGTTCCCCGAAGGCCGCAACCGCCGCCGGAATCGCCACGTTGCGGAACGACGAGGCGATAGCCAGCGCGATTCCGAGATCGGCCGCCGGTTCGGCGATGCGCAACCCGCCGGCGACCGATGCGTAGACGTCGTGCGTTCCCAGCGAAAAACCGGCTCGCCGCTCCAAAACGGCGAGGATCATCGCGAGGCGCTGCTGGTCGAGATTGTTCGCGAGCCGCCGCGCGGTGCCGTAACTGCTCTCGCCGACGAGCGCCTGGACCTCGACGAGTACTGGGCGGGAGCCGACGATCGAGGCGACGACGCACGAACCGCTGGGACGCTGCGCTCTCGCTCCCGCGAAGAGTTCCGACGGATTGGCGACTTCGCGCAGGCCCGAATCGTGCATTGAGAAAACGCAGATCTCGTCGACGGAGCCGAAACGATTCTTGTACGCGCGCAGGATTCGGTACTCGCCGCTGGTCTCGCCTTCGAAGTAGAGCACGGTATCGACGAGGTGCTCGAGCAGGCGCGGGCCGGCGATCGCGCCGTCCTTGGTGACGTGCCCGACGATGAACGTCGCGCAGCCGGTGCGCTTCGAATACTCCATTAGCGCTTGCGTGCAGTCACGAATTTGGGTGACGCTGCCGGCGTAGGCCTCGCTCTCGGGAAGCCACACCGTTTGAATCGAGTCGACGACCAGCGCGAGCGGCGCGTTGCGCTGCACGTGATCGAGTACCGCGCGCAGATTCGTCTCCGGATAAATGAGGAGGTTGCGCAAAGCCTCGCTGCGCAGCGTGCGATCTGCGCGCAGCTTGACCTGCGCGGCCGACTCCTCGCCGCAGACGTAGACGACTTCGCCGCTGCGCGATAGGCGCGCCGCGATCTGCAGAAGCAGCGTCGACTTGCCCGCACCGGGCGGCCCGCCGACGAGCGTGAGGCTGCCGGGAACGGTTCCGCCGCCCAAAACGGCGTCGAACTCCGGCATATCCATCTGCAGCCGCACCAGCGCGCTCGATTCGATTTCGGCCAGCGTCAACGGCGCCGCCGGCTGCGCTGCGGGCGGCCGTTCGTCGCGCTTGGGCGCCCGTGCGACGGTAAAAGCGCGTTCGTCGAACGAGTTCCACGCTTCGCATTGCGGGCACCGCCCAAGCCAGCGCGCCGATTCAAAGCCGCAGGCGGAACAGAAATAGATCGACCGAGTTTTTGCCAAGCTTCCTCAAAGGGTCCCGTTCTGCGAGGTGGCGGTCACCTCCGGGCGAATCGAGGGAGCGAAATAAAATGACGGGTTTGCAGATTGCCATCGACGGGCCGGCGGCTTCGGGTAAGACGACCGTTGCGCGAGCGACGGCTCGACGACTGGGCGTGCTCTATCTCGATACCGGCGCGATGTATCGAGCGTTGGCCTATCTGGCCCTGCATACCGGTACCGACGTCGACAACGGCGCCGCGCTCGCCCGTCTAGCGCACGCCTCTCCGATCGAAGTGCGGATCGACGAGTCGGCCCCGCTGGGCTTTCGCGTCACGGCGGGAGGGGAAGAACTCGACGAGCCCGCGCTCGCGAGCAGCAAAGTAACAGCGATCGTCTCGGCCGTTGCGGCGCACGCTGCGGTGCGCTCGGAGATGGTGAGGACGCAGCGCCGTATCGCGCAGGACGCCCCGGTCGTGATGGCCGGCCGCGATATCGGGACGGTCGTTCTGCCGGACGCACCCGTCAAGATCTATCTCACGGCGTCGCTCGCCGCTCGCAGCGCCCGCCGGCGGCTGCAGCTCGAGCAGGGTGGTGTCGACGTCGACGTGCGCCGGCTCGCGAAGGACCTGGAGGAGCGCGACCGTCTCGACCGGACGCGCGCGATTTCACCACTCGTAGCGGCGAAGGACGCGTACGTCATCGATTCGAGCGAGATCGACGCCCAGCACGTCGTCGACGAAATCTGCGCGATCGCCGCAAAGCTCTCCCCGGCTTCGTCCTGATCTCGCGCTTGGATTTCTACAACTTTTCCAAGTTCACGGTACGCACGGCGGCGCGGGTCCTTTTGCGCGCGAGAGTCTTTGGAACGGAGAACGTTCCGCCCGGCGGGCCGCTGATCGTCGCGTGCAATCACCTCTCCTATCTCGATCCGCCGCTGATGGCTTCCCTCTGCCCGCGACGCATCAGCTATATGGCGAAGAAGGAGCTCTTCGCGCTCCCCGTTCTCGGGACGGTAATACGCGCGCTCGGGGCCTACGCGGTCGATCGCCGGGGCAGTGCGACCGCCGCGATCAGGCGCTCGCTCTCGGTGCTGGAGGCCGGCGGGGCCGTCGGGATCTTTCCGGAGGGCACGCGGAACCCCAGCGGCGAGGTCCAGCCTCAGACAGGTGTCGCACTCTTGGCGTCGCTGGGAAAGGCGCCAGTCGTGCCCGCGTGCATCGTCGGGAGCGACCGGGCGCTGCGTTTTGCGCAAATTACGGTTGCGTTCGGCGCTCCGCTCGCCCTCGAGGCCGGCAGGAAAGCAACGCGCGAGGATTTGGCGAAGTTTACGGGAGAGGTTATGAGCGCGATCGAGCTGTTGGCTGGGAGTATTGGTGGAAATTCGTAAGGCATCCGTCCAGGGTTTTTGCTTCGGGGTTGCCATCACCGTAAAGAAAGCGGAGGAGGCGATCGCCTCGCGCGGCGACGTTACGACGCTCGGACACGTCGTGCACAACCCGCAAATGGTCGAATCGCTGGCCTCGCGTGGTCTGAAGAACGCCGCCGTCGTCGATGAAGTCGATGCGGGCGCGCTCTTCGTCCGGGCACATGGTCTTCCGGTCGATGTCTTTGAGAAGGCCAAGGCCAAGAATCTCGAGATCATCGACGCCACCTGCCCCATGGTAACGAAGATTCACGTTCAGGCGGAGAAGCTCAAAGCCGACGGCTACAAGATCGTCGTCATCGGCGATCCGAATCACCCCGAGGTCAAGGGGACGCTGAGCCACGTTCCCGGTGCGTGGTGCATCCAGAGCCCGAGCGATGTCGAAAAGCTTCCGCGCTCGAGCAAGGTCGGGGTCGTCGTGCAGTCGACCTGGTCCGGGGAAGGGTTCACCGAGATCGTGCGCGCGCTCTCGGCAAAATACTACGAAGTGCGTGCCGTCAATACGATTTGCACGGACACGCATAACCGGCAGAACGAAGCGCTTCGTTTGGCAAGAGACGTCGAAGTGATGGTCGTCGTGGGCGGAAAGACGTCGGCGAACACCAAGCACCTCGCAGATCTCTCCGAATCGCACGGTGCGCGCGCTTACCACATCGAAGGCCCCGACGAGCTGCAGCCTGACTGGTTTGCGAACGTGCACGTCGCCGGATTGATGTCGGGTGCCTCGACGCCCGGCTGGCTGGTCGATCAGGTCGAAGCGCGGATGGAGGAGCTAGCCGTTTCTGCGTAATCCGGTCGATTTTGGCGAGCGCTTCGAAAGCGCCCTCGAAGAGCGAATCGGCGGATATCGGGGATCGGAAGAGATCTCCGATATGCTTTTACGCCACTTCGGCTACGGCAGAT
The DNA window shown above is from Candidatus Cybelea sp. and carries:
- a CDS encoding pitrilysin family protein, which produces MIRGRTAQFGIALCAIVLCTVQAAIGQTGPGDAGIYATTLRNGLKVVVVEDHQTPVIHTGVWYGFGSLQETTGKTGLAHALEHMSFRGTPQISAGGLDDIVARLGAQMNGSTNYDYTQFYFEMPSDKIDVALAIDANRMQHLSLRPSDWAIERLAVLNEIDGDASSPFFNLLARVRAAAFPGQPAGRTPLGSREDVARATVADIARYYHEWYAPNNATLVIAGDVDHSAAFAKAQRFFGTIPSKKLPAWAEKDPVPASPTKVEAEFPFPFEVVDFAYAIPGDTEHGEAAVSTLSTLLENQRSPFYRALVESNIALGIEANADTQLKGGLLHVFVILNPGHNAREAQAAFQATIDSILSNGYDPDLVLAAKRMTIAERLFDTDSIDGIGDLAGYTYGIVHERVSDEDRRLDALTGADLVAATRTYMHQPTVIGHLSPNASPPRGSSQKSSAEASDDFSKRIPNGPIVEPSWIAKSVAAPTTARSKLAPVEFTLSNGLHVIVQRKTDRPTVVIKGSIASSPAFAPAGKEGIIRLASSAADYGSTNYPFAQRRKATDEMGVFMTTGQDFSAQAEVRDFDRVVAILADGEAHPSFEDPWLSIERSQLANSLQSEGRISGVMIDRAYDRLLLADTDPSLRQPTAQSVGGITRADLLSYAAEYWRPDLTTIAVVGDVSPEQVRTALEASFGTWSASGAKPDPHLMAMPPASSGHDYIGTAANQVYIRLGQPAMSRSSTDYNTFAVLNQILGAGGAFESRLWQELRQKRGLVYSVDSTLDADADRGDLRVELNASPQRVVAAVTLVREELKRLQDVPVTQTELQEAKVRLVSNALLEEASSSGQAKQILDIAVNRLPLDYYSTLNERYERITAADVQRVARAYLHPDRLVEVYSGPSGPWAMRTL
- the ftcD gene encoding glutamate formimidoyltransferase, whose protein sequence is MFEIVPNLSEGRNAETIAAAVSAVEMAGARVLNWSSDELHHRSVLTIVGDAAEVLDAAVALAGVALERIDLREHSGLHPRIGALDVLPFVPLAGATIEDAAALAHRAGARIWERFGVPSFYYGAAARRPERRPLPAIRSNAGWAPDEGDSGRHISAGAIAIGAREILIAFNIELATAELPVARAIARAIRERDGGLRSLRAIALPRGNDRVQVSLNVTDYAATPLYRVVELVRELAAGRGVELLGCELIGCLPIAAVESAAAYYLGVSKL
- the radA gene encoding DNA repair protein RadA — its product is MAKTRSIYFCSACGFESARWLGRCPQCEAWNSFDERAFTVARAPKRDERPPAAQPAAPLTLAEIESSALVRLQMDMPEFDAVLGGGTVPGSLTLVGGPPGAGKSTLLLQIAARLSRSGEVVYVCGEESAAQVKLRADRTLRSEALRNLLIYPETNLRAVLDHVQRNAPLALVVDSIQTVWLPESEAYAGSVTQIRDCTQALMEYSKRTGCATFIVGHVTKDGAIAGPRLLEHLVDTVLYFEGETSGEYRILRAYKNRFGSVDEICVFSMHDSGLREVANPSELFAGARAQRPSGSCVVASIVGSRPVLVEVQALVGESSYGTARRLANNLDQQRLAMILAVLERRAGFSLGTHDVYASVAGGLRIAEPAADLGIALAIASSFRNVAIPAAVAAFGELGLSGEVRAVGASDRREAEARKLGYTQIISPANAPDVIAAIQQALG
- the cmk gene encoding (d)CMP kinase, which codes for MTGLQIAIDGPAASGKTTVARATARRLGVLYLDTGAMYRALAYLALHTGTDVDNGAALARLAHASPIEVRIDESAPLGFRVTAGGEELDEPALASSKVTAIVSAVAAHAAVRSEMVRTQRRIAQDAPVVMAGRDIGTVVLPDAPVKIYLTASLAARSARRRLQLEQGGVDVDVRRLAKDLEERDRLDRTRAISPLVAAKDAYVIDSSEIDAQHVVDEICAIAAKLSPASS
- a CDS encoding lysophospholipid acyltransferase family protein, encoding MDFYNFSKFTVRTAARVLLRARVFGTENVPPGGPLIVACNHLSYLDPPLMASLCPRRISYMAKKELFALPVLGTVIRALGAYAVDRRGSATAAIRRSLSVLEAGGAVGIFPEGTRNPSGEVQPQTGVALLASLGKAPVVPACIVGSDRALRFAQITVAFGAPLALEAGRKATREDLAKFTGEVMSAIELLAGSIGGNS
- the ispH gene encoding 4-hydroxy-3-methylbut-2-enyl diphosphate reductase, whose product is MEIRKASVQGFCFGVAITVKKAEEAIASRGDVTTLGHVVHNPQMVESLASRGLKNAAVVDEVDAGALFVRAHGLPVDVFEKAKAKNLEIIDATCPMVTKIHVQAEKLKADGYKIVVIGDPNHPEVKGTLSHVPGAWCIQSPSDVEKLPRSSKVGVVVQSTWSGEGFTEIVRALSAKYYEVRAVNTICTDTHNRQNEALRLARDVEVMVVVGGKTSANTKHLADLSESHGARAYHIEGPDELQPDWFANVHVAGLMSGASTPGWLVDQVEARMEELAVSA